A genomic region of Helicoverpa armigera isolate CAAS_96S chromosome 31, ASM3070526v1, whole genome shotgun sequence contains the following coding sequences:
- the LOC110378632 gene encoding small ribosomal subunit protein mS35 yields MSLFIRNYKPNSLAAGYNAKLWRLNSTTADSALKKNDEDEEEFRVLDILKKKDRIQRRVIRRTDMQPDRADRMAPNQNWGNVWPGPKTFHPSSVPLPLRQGYVPKGQAPPGKKANAELMKIPNFLHLTPPVIKSQCEAIKQYCTEWPSLLNSEEAIEKHYPVEIITSDYCHASPSIRNPLARIVTLRIKLSSLNLDKHSKDKFIRLVGDRYDKETDLVTITADRCPARAQNLDYVNYLLTACYHEAWNVEEWEKDKTEDDMEYYNWDNNASKKSLVNWHLRTKNEFRTLTDEEYKSFDISVIEGGEEYKNAVSSLMNDGESDATLKKYGEAVRKVLGLPEKKVM; encoded by the exons ATGAGTTTATTTATTAGGAATTATAAGCCTAATAGCTTGGCTGCAGGGTACAACGCCAAATTATGGCGTTTGAATTCGACAACAGCCGACAGTGCCCTgaaaaaaaatgatgaggaCGAGGAAGAGTTTCGAGTACTggatattttgaagaaaaaggATAGAATTCAAAGGAGAGTCATCCGTAGGACTGATATGCAGCCTGACAGAGCTGATAGGATGGCCCCGAATCAG AACTGGGGCAACGTTTGGCCAGGTCCGAAGACTTTTCATCCATCTTCAGTCCCTCTTCCGTTGCGTCAAGGATACGTACCGAAAGGACAAGCACCGCCCGGCAAGAAGGCTAATGCAGAACTCATGAAGATACCAAACTTCTTACATCTAACTCCTCCAGTCATTAAAAGCCAGTGCGAGgctataaaacaatattgtaccGAATGGCCGAGTCTCCTAAACTCCGAAGAAGCGATCGAAAAACATTATCCCGTAGAAATCATTACTTCAGACTATTGCCACGCTAGTCCGTCTATCCGCAATCCTTTAGCTCGAATCGTCACTCTACGCATTAAGTTATCAAGTTTAAACTTGGACAAGCATTCAAAAGATAAGTTCATTCGTTTAGTTGGAGACCGCTATGATAAAGAGACAGATTTGGTCACGATTACGGCAGACCGGTGTCCGGCAAGAGCACAGAACTTGGATTATGTGAACTACCTGTTAACAGCATGCTACCATGAAGCGTGGAACGTCGAGGAGTGGGAGAAGGATAAAACCGAGGACGATATGGAATATTATAATTGGGATAATAACGCTTCTAAGAAAAGTCTTGTAAACTGGCATTTACGTACCAAAAATGAATTTAGAACGCTAACCGATGAGGAGTATAAAAGTTTTGATATCTCGGTAATTGAGGGCGGAGAAGAATATAAGAATGCTGTCTCGAGTTTGATGAATGATGGAGAAAGTGACGCTACACTGAAGAAGTATGGAGAAGCTGTAAGAAAAGTTTTAGGTTTGCCAGAGAAGAAGGTTATGTAA